The Panicum virgatum strain AP13 chromosome 5K, P.virgatum_v5, whole genome shotgun sequence genome has a window encoding:
- the LOC120710585 gene encoding GDSL esterase/lipase At5g45910-like, whose translation MELKLLFALAFLLLTFVSGVSSGSSHYYFTSMFTLGDSHIDTGNFPIMARAINFPAWVNNPPYGMTFFGRPTGRQCDGRVIVDFMAEEFGLPFLPPSLANSSDVSRGVNFAVGGATAIAVDFFEKNKLVPFKLLNNSLDVQVGWFQDLRPSICNKTKGSRRCFNKSLFMVGEFGVNDYNFFWMANKTEDQVRSYVPSVVKRIALAVERLIEDGAAHVVVPGNPPSGCLPSVLVSRQTPDKAAYDHVGCLRGVNGVVEHHNKLLRKTVGGLRAKYPHATIIFADFYTPIYKMLENPRHFGLLASGVLKACCGTGGGAYNWNASTFCGMPGVAACPDPSAYVSWDGVHYTEAVNRYISEGWLNGTYAEPPILRAMRN comes from the exons ATGGAGCTGAAGCTTCTCTTCGCCCTAGCCTTCCTGTTGCTGACCTTCGTCTCCGGCGTGAGCTCCGGCTCATCGCACTACTACTTCACCTCCATGTTCACCCTTGGCGACTCCCACATCGACACCGGCAACTTCCCCATCATGGCGAGAGCTATAAACTTTCCTGCGTGGGTCAACAACCCCCCCTACGGCATGACCTTCTTTGGCCGTCCTACCGGGCGCCAATGCGACGGGAGAGTCATCGTCGATTTCATGG CCGAGGAGTTTGGCCTCCCATTCCTCCCGCCCTCCCTGGCGAACAGCTCCGACGTCTCGCGCGGAGTAAACttcgccgtcggcggcgcgacggcgatcGCCGTTGACTTCTTTGAGAAGAACAAGCTGGTCCCGTTTAAGCTCCTGAACAACTCGCTGGACGTGCAGGTGGGCTGGTTCCAGGACCTCAGGCCATCGATTTGCAACAAGACGAAAG GGTCCCGCCGCTGTTTCAACAAATCGCTTTTCATGGTCGGGGAGTTCGGGGTCAACGACTACAACTTCTTTTGGATGGCGAATAAGACCGAGGACCAAGTCAGATCGTACGTGCCGAGCGTTGTGAAAAGAATCGCCTTGGCCGTGGAG AGGCTGATCGAAGACGGCGCGGCGCACGTGGTGGTGCCGGGCAACCCACCGAGCGGTTGCCTGCCCAGCGTGCTCGTCTCCCGGCAGACCCCCGATAAGGCGGCCTACGACCACGTTGGCTGCCTCCGCGGCGTCAACGGCGTGGTCGAGCACCACAACAAGCTGCTCCGCAAGACCGTTGGCGGCCTCAGGGCCAAGTACCCGCACGCCACCATCATCTTCGCTGACTTCTACACGCCCATCTACAAAATGCTCGAAAATCCACGCCATTTTG GGTTGCTGGCCTCGGGCGTCCTGAAGGCGTGCTGCggcactggcggcggcgcttACAACTGGAACGCGAGCACCTTCTGCGGCATGCCGGGGGTGGCCGCGTGCCCGGACCCGTCCGCGTACGTGAGCTGGGACGGGGTGCATTACACGGAGGCCGTCAACCGCTACATCTCCGAGGGGTGGCTCAACGGCACCTACGCTGAACCGCCCATACTGAGGGCTATGCGCAACTAG
- the LOC120710587 gene encoding uncharacterized protein LOC120710587 has product MPPAAASVPACGRLGAARRPPTGEGPSPAAPGQPPAHPQSGHRPSFITLRRAAAAEDVASRRSCCFWWCLIGIQASAHPRTTTAAGGGAQRHSSSTFDNMI; this is encoded by the exons atgccgccggcggccgccagtGTTCCTGCCTGTGGGCGActtggcgccgcccgccgcccgccgaccgGCGAGGGCCCCAGCCCGGCAGCCCCAGGCCAGCCGCCGGCCCATCCCCAGTCCGGCCACCGCCCGTCCTTCATCACCCtcaggcgcgccgccgccgccgaggatgtCGCGAGCAGGAGGTCCTGCTGCTTCTGGTGGTGCCTCATCGGCATCCAAGCGTCGGCTCATCCTAGGACCACCACTGCCGCCGGTGGTGGTGCACAGCGCCACTCTTCCTCCACCTTCGACAACAT GATCTAA